DNA from Deltaproteobacteria bacterium:
GGTCAATTATGCCGATACGTTTTGCGCCGGCGAGCTGTGCTTTGACAGCGGCGAGCACGAGAAAGTTAAAGGTACAAAAGCCGACGGCTTTATTGTAATGCGCGTGATGCGCGCCAGAGGTGGGGGAAAAGCTATTTGCTTGGTTTTTCAATGCATAAAGCGTTGCCGCGACCATTGAACCTGAAACCCAGGGGAGCGAAGTGGCAACTTCCGCATTGGTGTTTCCGAAGCCATTTGGAAGTTCGCAGTTCAATATCCCGTCAACATAGGCTGGCGCATGAACAAGTTTTAAGTCTTCCGAGGTCATCGGCGAAAATGGCATAACAGTGATTGGGTGTTTCATTAGCTGCCAGTGTGCTACAACTTCTGCCGGCTTTTGCGCACTCGGGCTGGTTGATTTGTTTGTCGTGACCGATTGCCGTACATCGAAAAATACTGGAATCATTGCTGTCCCCTTTTGGTAAATTCGCTCGGATTCATAGGCGGTTTATCAAGACGAAGGCCTCCTGTGGGTTGAGTACTAGCGCGATAGATCGTTCCGTCCGACTCGCAGAAATAGGATTCAGTTGGACTCACCACGAGACAACGGCGTAGGCCATCCGCAACAGTTCGTCGAAGAATTTCATTTTGCAGCAAGAAGAGCGCGGTAGAAGTTAAGGTCCCGGTTTGCGCAAAGGTTGAGTCAATGGCAACTAGGTTGTGCGCAAGCTCAGCAGAATTCCAGCGGTAGTCTGGATTAGCCGCTAAAATTTTAATTGGCTGAATCTGATAGACAGCAGCCATATAGCGCACCACTAAATGGGGGTACAAAATCTTCTCGTTCATTGGTTCTCCAATCTTTAGGAACCCAGCGGCTGTTTTAAAAAGACTTTACGTTAAGCCAGAAGATGTGAAGTTCGTTGTTAAGTGGAGCTGCAATCACAATGAAGGGAGTACCTTCAGTGGTGCCATTTAGCTCGGTCAGCATTGATGTTGTGAACCCGACTTGGGCAGCAGCTATGCCTGGCCAGCCAGAACTTGCCGATGAAAGGTTAGGATAGTCTTCGCTTGGCAACAGTGCCCAGCGTACGGAGTTTGTTGTCATATCACGGCTAAAGACGGCCTGCTTTCCGTAGGGAAGCAAAGAGCCGATGGCAAAGTCATTTGAAAGCGACCAAAGCCTTCTTGTGCCAGTGCTGACATTCGCGCCAATCGAAAACGGTCTGAGGAACCCAAGGTTGGCTACGCCGGATGAGATAGTTCCGCTTACGGTATTGGAAAAGGCCTGTGTTTGCGGCGTAAACTGCCGAACGCGGCGCTGTGATTCGGTTGGTGAATACTCGAGCAACCAGAGGTTTTCACCGTCCGCTGCAAAGTATGGATAGCTTGAATTGAAGTACGGAGTTGAATAAGAAGCGGGAATTGAAATCACATTCGCTTCGACCAGACAGGTCGACACATTCACTTTTCGAATTCGGTAACCAGAAAAATAGTTCGGATCAAAAACGTAGACATACGGAAAACCGACAGCAATTGACTTTCCAAAACGGGTATCGTCGAGGATTGAGCATAGTCTTGTCCATGAGGTGTCGGCTCGTTTCTTTCTTTCGAAAGTCATAAACGAAACACCGGAGGAATCAGTTCGACGATACATAAGATACGCCCAGTCGTCCGGCGACGTCGCAAAGCCGTAGAATTGAGTTGATGGAATGGGCACTACGTTAACGTTTGTGATCTGATAGCGACCACCACTGGAGGTAGGGTAGTTTTTAAGTCCAGAGGTAGGATCGGTTGTCGGTGGGGAAGGTGACGTCGGATCTAGTGGCGTCGTGATAGGTGCTGGCACAATGCCGATGTCATCGTTTGTGACGTTTTGGTCAGACGCATTGTTGCCGCAGCCCAAGACCACGGTGAAGTAAAAAAATATGAATAGTTTAATCAATAGTCCCATGTGAGGCCTACCTTTGTTCGAGTTGTATCGATGGGTTTGAAAACGGACGAAGGCGCGGTGGCTTGATGTTTAAAGCTCTCAATGAAAAAGCCTCTAGTTTCACCGCTAGTTTGAAAGCGAATTGCGATGCCGTTGATTTGTTGATCGAGCGTGGTTTTTACGTTAGCGCCAGCACTGGATTCGAGATCAAAACGTCGAACGCCCGCACGGTATTCGACGCCTAAAAAAGACTTGCGGCCAATCGCAGTCACGGTTGGTGTTTTTATGCCGAGCGCACCTTCGATACCATAGGCATTTGTTGCGCGAACGTTTGCGTTTTTAAATTGTTTTTCTGCATAGGGAAGGCTTAAGCCACCTTGCACATAGAGGAGATGCCAGAGTTCATTTTCCCAGCTTATGGATAGCTCATTGAGCGACATATCAACGGTGTTTAGAAAAGCGTTTGTTTGTCCAATGGATATCAAAAAGCGTGCTTGCGGTTCAAAATGCGACCACGGCGTTCTTTTGTGTTCGCTTTGAGCATCGTCCTCGTTGCGCGTTTTTTCGGTGGTGGTTTCGCTGGACTCCTCCCTGATTAATCCCTGATCTGAATAGATTCTTGCTGCAACTGATCTACTTTTAGTTTTCAAAATGTCATAAAAACTAACGAGATTGTTTTGCCCTGGTTTTACTTCGATTTCTTTGCAACAATTGTTTCGGCAATCTAGTTCTTGATTGTTGGCTAGCGCTTCGCTTGCAAAACAAACGTTGTACGTCCCCGGACCAATGTTTTGGGTTCGTCCTCTTAGAAGATCAAAGCTTTTTCGGTCAATGGACGCACGGTAAGTGCCCACAATTTCGGGGCCAGTTACCTGCAGTGTTGTGGGCTTAAACCTAAGCTTAAATTCTGCAATCTGCTGGGCAGGTTCACGGTAAACGTGCACTTGTTGTTCTAGGGGTTCAGTATCTGGATGTTCAAGCCTAACTTTGATGACATCGCCTGCAAATGCAGAGATGGAAACAGGCGTAGGGCCCTCGTTCACGCCATTAATGATGGCCAGCGCGCTGCCTGGGACCGATTGTAACTGTATTTTTACCGAAGCTCGTTCAAGCGTACTATTGATGATAACTGCTTTTCCGGGCATCGCGCGGACTATTTTTGTTTCCGAAAGATGATTTGGGTGATCGAAAAATAGTTCGTGTTCGCCAGGCTCAAGATAGCCGCGAAGTGTGAAGGGTGTTGGAAGTGTAACGCGTCCATCGACGGTTACCATCGTTCCTTGCGGAATTGCTGTAACATGTAAATCAGACCGGTGTGGGCTTGGCTGACCAATGATACTTGCTTGTACCTGGCTAGGAACTGTTCGGAGATTTGTGGGCGCAGCATTTTTATTCAATAGGCGCTGGCGCTTGATGGCCGCGTCCAAGATTGACTTTGGAATCGTGTAAACATTGACGGCTTTGAATTGACCATTAGGTCCTGGTAGCAAAGCCCCGTCTTTTAGTCGTATTCCGCTTAAGTTGAGTTTATTGACTTCGATGGAGAGGTCTTTTGCGTAGGTTACGCTGGTTCGTGATTGCTGAATAGTCTCTTGGAGACGGATCGTCGTATCAAAATGTTTTTGAATGAGTTTTGTTAACGCATCAGCATACGCAGCGTCGTTCGCAGCCTCATAGTTTGTCGCAATGCCCATCCCCGAAAAATCAACCATTGTTGTCAGGCCTTCTACGGCCTTCGCCTTAGTGCTTGCGACGACACAGGCAAGAAGCACGAGGCATATTCGAAATGCGGTAGTGAAGCTCAAGCTTACGTATTTCATGTTTAGAATTTTGGCGAACTGTATGGACAGGAAAGGTCCTCTGTCGCAATTTGATTCAACTTTGAATTCGAATCGATGATTGGACCCGACGTGTCCGCCGCTTCGGGATAATCAGTTGAAACCATCGAGGAGGTTTAAGATGTCGTTAGGTAAATCCAATCGTCTTGTTCG
Protein-coding regions in this window:
- a CDS encoding histone deacetylase; this translates as MIPVFFDVRQSVTTNKSTSPSAQKPAEVVAHWQLMKHPITVMPFSPMTSEDLKLVHAPAYVDGILNCELPNGFGNTNAEVATSLPWVSGSMVAATLYALKNQANSFSPTSGAHHAHYNKAVGFCTFNFLVLAAVKAQLAGAKRIGIIDLDMHYGDGTDDIIRKLGLNFVQHYSFREHRPACPRDSLKWLERLPQYLGGFRDCDLILFNAGADPHINDPLGGLLTTEQMYKRDLIVYGIVKTLGIPSVTSLAGGYQRDASGGIGPVLELHNNTMVAFRKVFE
- a CDS encoding PEGA domain-containing protein, whose product is MKYVSLSFTTAFRICLVLLACVVASTKAKAVEGLTTMVDFSGMGIATNYEAANDAAYADALTKLIQKHFDTTIRLQETIQQSRTSVTYAKDLSIEVNKLNLSGIRLKDGALLPGPNGQFKAVNVYTIPKSILDAAIKRQRLLNKNAAPTNLRTVPSQVQASIIGQPSPHRSDLHVTAIPQGTMVTVDGRVTLPTPFTLRGYLEPGEHELFFDHPNHLSETKIVRAMPGKAVIINSTLERASVKIQLQSVPGSALAIINGVNEGPTPVSISAFAGDVIKVRLEHPDTEPLEQQVHVYREPAQQIAEFKLRFKPTTLQVTGPEIVGTYRASIDRKSFDLLRGRTQNIGPGTYNVCFASEALANNQELDCRNNCCKEIEVKPGQNNLVSFYDILKTKSRSVAARIYSDQGLIREESSETTTEKTRNEDDAQSEHKRTPWSHFEPQARFLISIGQTNAFLNTVDMSLNELSISWENELWHLLYVQGGLSLPYAEKQFKNANVRATNAYGIEGALGIKTPTVTAIGRKSFLGVEYRAGVRRFDLESSAGANVKTTLDQQINGIAIRFQTSGETRGFFIESFKHQATAPSSVFKPIDTTRTKVGLTWDY